One genomic region from Oncorhynchus gorbuscha isolate QuinsamMale2020 ecotype Even-year linkage group LG13, OgorEven_v1.0, whole genome shotgun sequence encodes:
- the LOC123993964 gene encoding extracellular calcium-sensing receptor-like produces the protein MSLCGWLWLLYCLHVPGSVWGLDGGGEGACQLIAKPVSGSVYRAGDVVIGGLFPIHVEAPLPEQEFRSINGNSTCTMFNQRAYRWLQTMIFAVEEINRDPALLPNLTLGFLASDTCLSEGTTLGAALAMVTGKEASVVGTECGTTPEVPVIIGDTRSSASIVVAQTLGPFDLPMVSYFATCACLSDTWRYPSFFRTVPSDAFQARGMAKLLRQLGWVWVGLLSGDGDYGKFGVQLLLQELQGSGIPSKRQIRHIVDTIKGSTARVVVAFVGFLGHSGALMEEVVRQNITDKQWIASDAWVTYSTIASPKNMPSLAGTIGFALKKADIPGLGTFLTRLHPDGDYQKSDPFLRELWEEMFGCSLGVDPSVTLPSRQQCTGSEVIREGESQYADVSQLRASYNVYKAVYAIAYAIQDMMACRPGDGVFNGGQCPDIRKLQPSQIVHYLRGVNFSTPVGESFHFDMKGDPPASYDFINWHVTPEGTAEFVKVGHFLSSEGSDDQFHIDMDKVVWGGGSGDEVPVSVCSADCPPGTRHAVQKGRPVCCFDCLSCAEGEISNTTGSVDCIRCPERFWSNPDRTACIPQLVDFLSYSDTMGVILSVISVSGATLTAGALATFLYHRHTALVKANNSELSFLLLLSLKLCFLCALVFIGQPNPWTCMLRHTLFGISFVFCISCLLSRTVVVLVAFRATLPGENLMRYFSPTQQRMGISLCTLIQVLICVLWLALAPPRPAERRGREGRGPRVVLECEVGSVVGFSLVLCYIGLLASLCLLLAFLARKLPDNFNEAKFITFSMLIFCAVWISFIPAYVSSPGKYTVAVEIFAILASSFGLLFCLFAPKCYIILLRPERNTKKYMMSK, from the exons atgAGCCTGTGTGGTTGGCTGTGGCTACTCTACTGTCTCCATGTCCCTGGGTCTGTCTGGGGTCtggatggaggtggagagggggctTGTCAGCTGATAGCTAAGCCCGTCTCCGGCAGTGTTTATCGGGCAGGAGATGTGGTCATTGGGGGCCTGTTCCCCATCCATGTGGAAGCCCCTCTACCAGAGCAGGAGTTCAGGAGCATTAATGGAAATTCTACCTGTACAAT GTTCAACCAGCGTGCTTACCGCTGGCTCCAGACTATGATCTTTGCTGTGGAGGAGATTAACCGTGACCCAGCCCTCCTGCCTAACCTCACCCTGGGGTTCCTGGCATCTGACACATGCCTGTCAGAGGGCACCACCCTGGGGGCAGCCCTAGCCATGGTGACCGGCAAGGAGGCCTCTGTGGTGGGCACAGAATGTGGCACAACCCCTGAGGTTCCCGTCATCATCGGGGATACCCGCTCCTCAGCTTCCATCGTGGTGGCACAGACCCTCGGGCCGTTTGATTTACCCATG gTGAGTTACTTTGCCACCTGTGCGTGTTTGAGTGACACCTGGAGGTACCCCTCATTCTTCCGTACGGTACCCAGCGATGCCTTCCAGGCTCGGGGCATGGCCAAGCTGCTGCGTCAGCTGGGCTGGGTGTGGGTGGGGCTGTTGTCAGGGGATGGTGACTATGGCAAGTTTGGGGTTCAGCTGCTTCTCCAAGAGCTCCAGGGATCTGGG ATACCGTCTAAGAGACAGATCAGGCACATAGTGGACACCATCAAAGGATCTACTGCCAGAGTGGTGGTGGCATTTGTAGGATTCCTAGGTCATTCAGGG GCCCTGATGGAAGAGGTTGTCCGTCAGAACATTACAGATAAGCAGTGGATTGCCTCAGATGCCTGGGTCACCTACTCTACTATCGCGTCCCCGAAAAACATGCCCTCTCTTGCGGGAACAATCGGTTTTGCACTGAAGAAAGCTGACATTCCCGGCTTGGGGACTTTCCTAACACGCCTCCATCCAGACGGGGACTACCAGAAGTCCGACCCCTTCCTGAGAGAATTGTGGGAGGAGATGTTTGGGTGTTCTCTGGGGGTTGACCCCAGCGTGACACTGCCGTCCAGGCAACAGTGTACTGGGTCAGAGGTCATAC GTGAGGGGGAGAGCCAGTATGCTGACGTGTCTCAGCTGAGAGCCAGCTATAATGTGTACAAGGCTGTGTACGCCATCGCCTACGCCATACAGGATATGATGGCCTGTCGACCAGGGGACGGAGTCTTTAATGGTGGACAGTGCCCTGATATCAGGAAGCTTCAGCCCAGCCAG attgttCATTATCTGAGGGGAGTGAACTTCAGTACTCCTGTGGGGGAATCTTTCCACTTCGACATGAAAGGTGATCCGCCTGCCTCTTATGACTTCATCAACTGGCATGTGACCCCCGAGGGGACGGCAGAGTTTGTCAAGGTCGGACATTTTCTGTCCTCTGAGGGATCGGACGACCAGTTTCACATCGACATGGATAAAGTGGTGTGGGGTGGAGGCAGCGGAGATGAG GTCCCTGTGTCTGTATGCAGTGCTGACTGTCCCCCTGGTACCAGGCATGCGGTACAGAAGGGGAGGCCTGTGTGCTGCTTTGACTGTCTGTCCTGTGCTGAGGGAGAGATCAGCAACACAACAG GGTCAGTTGATTGTATTAGGTGTCCAGAGCGGTTCTGGTCCAACCCTGATCGTACGGCCTGCATCCCCCAGCTGGTGGACTTCCTCTCCTACAGCGACACCATGGGCGTCATCCTGTCTGTCATCTCAGTTTCCGGGGCAACACTCACAGCCGGTGCCCTGGCCACCTTCCTCTACCACCGTCACACGGCCCTG GTGAAAGCCAACAACTCTGAGCTCAGCTTCCTGCTCCTGCTGTCACTCAAGCTCTGCTTCCTGTGTGCTCTGGTTTTCATTGGCCAGCCGAACCCGTGGACGTGCATGCTGAGACACACCCTGTTTGGTATAAGTTTTGTGTTCTGCATCTCCTGTCTGCTCAGCAGGactgtggtggtgctggtggcCTTCAGGGCCACTCTGCCTGGAGAGAACCTGATGAGATACTTCAGCCCCACCCAGCAGAGGATGGGTATCTCACTCTGCACACTCATCCAG GTGCTGATCTGTGTGCTGTGGCTGGCCTTAGCTCCACCCCGACCTGCtgagaggaggggcagagagggtcggGGCCCGAGGGTCGTCCTGGAGTGTGAAGTGGGCTCTGTGGTCGGCTTCTCTCTGGTGTTGTGCTACATCGGCCTTCtggcctccctctgtctcctcttagCCTTcctggccaggaaactcccagaCAACTTCAACGAGGCCAAGTTCATCACCTTCAGCATGCTGATCTTCTGTGCCGTGTGGATCTCCTTCATCCCTGCCTACGTCAGCTCTCCTGGGAAGTACACAGTAGCTGTAGAGATCTTTGCCATCCTGGCCTCCAGCTTtgggctgctgttctgtctgtttgctCCAAAGTGTTACATCATCCTTCTGAGACCAGAGAGAAACACCAAGAAATATATGATGTCCAAATAG